In the genome of Candidatus Acidiferrales bacterium, the window TCTCCCGGAGTGCTGCATGCGACGTATCTGCATCGTCGTAGCCAAATTCGGTCCCACAGCAGGGACAAATTTCGTAAGTGGGACATCCGTGCTCATCGTATGGTGGGCCATTCAATCCGGTAAATCCGCACACCGGACACTCGGTCGAAGCCCTACTGCGCATTGAAGTAAGCCAGTCCATTAGTTGGCTTGAAGAACGTTCGAATGGCTCCGCTCTTACTTATGACTCCAAATTCGTTTGTGGCAGGATTATACCTGAGGATGTCGCCGTTCGGCCTGACCTTCTCGAGGACGCCTTCTAGCTTAGGTCCACTCAGGAAGTCTTTTGCGAGCGCTTCGTACTCGCCTTCGCTTTTAGCTCCAAATTCAGCGCCGTGTTTCTCAAAGTGCGCGGCGAGGCTTGAATCGTCGGCGAAGCCCGCTTCAGCTGCCTCACCTGCAGTGCCAACGCTCTCCCCCACGGTTTCAGCGGTGGCTTCTGCCACATCGCCCGCCACTTCCTCAGGTCCTGCGGCACCATCAGTCGCAGCCATAATCATAACTTGGACGACAACTTCGGTTTTGTGGTGTGTCAACCAGTTCCAAGTGCGCTTCCAGAAACCGGGCTTCTTCTGCTCCTTCGCTTTTTGTTGGTCAGATTGTACGTTCGCATTTGCGCCTGCAGCCTGTTGCGAATTAGAAAGCTGCTGCCCGTCGCCTGTGTTCGACGGCGCAGGAGGCCCGTCACCTTCCCGAGCCGCCTCGGTTTGCGTACTTCCTGCGCAAAAATCGACCCAGCACAACCCCTCAGTTCCCGACAAATGCCCATCGAGATCCGCAAACGTTTCCGGGTTGTCGCTGACCATGGCGTAGAGGTTCAGCGTCTGAGGATTGGTCAGGTTCGCATACGGCACCGCTTCGGGAACACTCGACCAGTCCGCCGAAATGAACCGCCCAATCGTCGAATCGTTGTAGCGCGCACCAAAATTGTCCAACCCCGTCTCTTCGTCGCGTTCCTTCCCCATGAATTTGAACGCCGGATCGTAGCTGTCCTTGAACTGATGCGCTCGCCCAAACGGATAGTAGTCCGAGTCAAATCCCTGACTCACTGTTCCCGAAGAGGATACTTCCTCCAGCTTGCTCGTCGATCCCAGATGATCGTCAAAGAACCCCAGCACCGTCGATGTAGGCGTGTACACCGAAATGCGCGCGCCATCGAAAAAGATATAATCCCGCAGCATCCCGCCCGTCAGATTGGTTTCTTCCAAAGGAGCGCTGTTCAGGCCATACCAATACAGCGTGCCGCTGGATTTTTCGACGCGGTTGCCGTCGCCATCGTAGGTGTATGTCACCCCCGCCGCCGATTTGATTTCACTCTCGGCGTTATAGCCGTAGGTGTTGGTCCCGTCGGTCAGCATGTTGCCCGCCGCGTCGTATGCCGCGCCGGTGAACGAAAGCTGATCCTTCGTTGTGGCAGAGACGCTCAGATTTTGTTCGGCCAAGCGAAAGATACTGAGCAAAACCGCACCCTTAAACATTGAAGGGTGCGCCACCCACTTCGCAAAATCCCGTTGAACGTATCGCGTAGCCTGCGCGACCCGCCTGGTACAAAAACTCCGGGGCGCTCACCCGGGGCAGGTCGTGATCTTTCCCGCTCTAGCCTTGATTGGCTAACTTGCTGTACTTCGCGGCTTCGTCGTACTGCCCGAGAGCATGGCAGGTAGCCGCGAGCCATTCATAGATGTTTCTGCGAGACGGATCCCTCTCCTCTTTCAAGGATAGGCAAGTTTCAAACTCCTGTCTTGCCCATCCGTGCGACTCCTGCTCGAAGTAAATGATTCCCAACCTATAGTGTGTTCTCAGTTCCAATGCACCAGACACACCCAGATCGAGAGCTTCCCTAAACCGTCGTTTTGCCTCGTCCAACTGGCCAAGATCGAGATAACAGAGCCCAAGGGAATAAGAAACCCAGTCCCATGCCGGCTCATAGGAAGCGGCCGCTTCGAGAATTGGACGTGCCTCGGCTGAACGATTCAATTGCACTAACAAGATTCCACGGAGGCTTTGAAGGTTCTCGTAGGTGTCCTTTGCCTCTAGCTCTTGCAACGTGTCTGCACAATGCGATAGAAGCCCCTCGACACGTCTGAGTGCCTCTTCGCCACGGAGTTGGTCAAACAACAAGCGCGATTCGTGAAAGCCAAGAAACACATAGGTTGGACTGCACTCAGGAACGAGCGGATAAGCTTGCTTCAACGCCCCCCAAGCCTCCTCGAAACGTCCCATCAATCTGAGACAGACGACCTCGTTTGCAAGCAAGGTAGCTTTTTCGTTGGGGTCCGACGCGAAATGTGTCAGCTTGCGTATCTCGTCGAGAGCTTCGGCGACGTGACCTGAATCTCTCATTGCAACGGCAAGGTTGTAACGATCCCAATTGACTTCACCGCTTGGAACTGTTCCTTGATTCTCAGGCATATCTTTTCTTTCTATTATTCTGCTTTGCGGACTCTGAGCAAGAATACTCTCCGAAGACCGGCCTGTGCCCTAGGACATGCATGGCGGTGCACCCGGTCCACTGTTACACGGCGGCCTCACCATGACCGGAACCACCAATCTTCCGGCAAAATTGGCAACGGCAGTGGCGAATCGTGCGATGAATAACGTAATCCTCTCGAACCTTGTAAGCTCTTCGACGGGTTTCTCACCAAGTATCTTTGGGGCCGGTCGATTGATTTTCCGAAGTTCCGGTTTCGTTTCTTCTTGAGGTCGGAACGTTTTCTGTTTTGCGGCGTTCCCTGCGGGATTTGCCGCAGGTGGAAGCCTTCCCGGAATGTTTGTACTCGAGGAGGGCTGATTCTGCTGTCCGTTCGACTGTTGCTGGCCAGGCTGCTGTTGATTCTGAACCTGGCCTGCATCTTGGTTCTGATTCGGGTTCTGCTGTTGGGCCGCATTTGCGTCTGCCGCGTCCTGCGCGGCAGTCGCGCTTGGAGATTGCGGCTGGCTGTCGCCGCTCGTGTTCGAAGCAGGGTCGTTCCCGCCTGTGGTGGCGGCAGGGCTCGGCGCGGTTTTCGTGCAATCCTCGTTCGAACCGGGCAGCGTCTGCCCGCACGAAACATGTCCGTCGAGATCGGCGAAAGTCTCCGGGTTGTCTCTGACCATGGCGTAGAGGTTCAACGTCTGCGGATTCGTCAGATTCGCGTATGGCACCGCCTCGGGAACGCTTGACCAGTCCGCCGAAAGCCATCTTCCTAGCCGCGATGTGTAATACCGCGCTCCAAAGTCGTCGTTGCCCGTCTCCGTGTCGCGTTCTTTGCCTTCGAATTTGTAGTTCTGCGTGCAGGTGTTGGTGATGTCGCGCTCCCCGCCAAACGGATAAAAATCCGCATCGTAACAAACCGACGTCTGCCCCGCCTGGACCGATCTCCCAGGCTCCCCTTGCCGGGGACCTGGGAGCCCTTTCTGCCGCCCAGGCTCGACTCGCCGTCGACCTGGGAGGCCCCGTTGAGTACGCGAACTCCGCAGCATGTCCTCTTCGTAGTAGTAGATTGTGCCGCTCGTGACGTTGCGCATGGCCACGCGCTTGCCGCCGAAGAAGACATATTCGTTGGTGATCGTCCCGCTGCTGTTCGACTCGTCGAGGATTTCCGTTCCCGCGCCGCCTGGACTGAGCGAAGCCGAAGTGTACCAATAAATCGTGCCGCTGGCCTTCTCGACGCGGTTGCCGTCGCCGTTCCTTCGGCTGCGCCCGCCACGGCGGGCAAGCTCAGGATAAACTCCGGTGTACGTCACGCTCGCCGCCGATTTGATTTCGCTTTCGGCGTTGTAGGCGTAGGTGTTGGTCCCGTCGGTCAGCATGTTGCCCACCGCATAATAAGCGAAAAGCCCCACGCTCCCAAACCGAGCATGGGGCACACAGAAAATCTAAACATTAAAGTCTGCGCCACCCGACCAAGGCGCAAAATTTTGCGGCCGCGACATTGAAATCATTTGAACGATGATTGGGAAAACGGTTATGGGGACGAGCCGAAACGTATATACTGCGCTTTCTCGGAATGGCAAAAAGCGAATTCCGGATAAATACGTCTTCGTCCGGACCTCTGCGTGCCGTAGAACAAGCAACAGCGGGTATTCGTCTTCAAGCTCTTGTCCACTCAGCATTGACGAGGTTTATTGCATGGAAACGGGACGGCGACTTCCCCCGATCTGGTTAATGGGCCTGTCGAATGCTCTATTTGGGCTCACGGGCGGATTCTGTGCTGTCATCATTCCTGATCTCTTTGCCGCCCATGGAATTCCTGCCGGCCACATTGCCAGCGTCACCGCGCTCATCCTCTCACCAAGCTTCTGGGCATTCACTATCGCTCCAATGCTCGACGTACGGCTCAGCAGGCGAACGTATGCCTTGATTTTCGGTACCATCACGGCTTTTACCGTCGGAATCACTGTTGCTTACTCTAACCGTTCCGGCCTTGTGGAAGCGGTCATGCTCCCCGGCTTTCTTGCTGCGAGCCTGTACTCGGGCGCGGTTGGCGGTTGGATGGGAAGCCTAATCAGCAAAAAGCAGGATGGTGAACTCGGCATCTGGTTTTCGGTAACAACAATCGGCGCAGGCGGTCTGATGATAGCCCTTTCCGGAGAAGTGCTGCAACGGTTCAACGCAACCCTGTCCGCAATTTTGATAGGGGGAACGATCCTGCTTCCGATGGCATCTTTCCTTGCGATTCCATCGCCACCGGCCGATCGCCGACTGGCAAGCGAGAGCTTCGGCCGCTTCTGCCGCGAAGTTGCTTCTCTGCTGCGCCGGCGGGAGGTGCAGACTGCACTTCTTCTCTTCCTGCTTCCGGCAGCTTCGTTCGCGCTTACCAATATTCTGGGAGGAATGGGAAGAGACTTCTCGGCCAACGAACGAACCGTGAGCCTTTTTGCCGGAATCGGCTCGACAATCGCCGGCATCACCGGCAGCTTTCTTCTGTTTCCCCTCGTTCGCCGCATGGCACTTCGCCCGATTTACCTGAGCATCGGTATCGTGGGCGCGCTTTTCACGCTCAGCCTGATTGCTCTACCGCACACGCCCGGAAGTTTCGCAATCGCGATCACTGGCGAGAACCTCTTTCAGGCGCTGGCATTTTCGGCCAGCAATGCGATCACCTTCGAGGTGATCGGCCCAAACAATCCATTTGCCGCGACGCTTTTTAGCCTTCTGTTGTCGGCAATCAACCTGCCCATCATCTATATGCAATTTCTTGATGGGCGCGGATACGATCGCGGCGGTCTGACGGGCAGCTACGTCACGGACGCGAGTCTCAGCATCAGTGCCTGCCTATTGCTCGCCTGGCTTTTATCACGCTGGCGCAGGAACCAGAAGCCTGCCGGGTCTGTTTCTTTCGCGCCGGTTCCTGATGATGCCGATTGAATTGATCGGGAGTGCGCGGAGAGAGCCCGTTCAGAAATCCGCGAGCGCCTTAAATGGCAGAGCGACGCGCACAGCATTCAAGACGGCGAGCAGGTCGATGACCTCCTGCACGATGGCTCCTTCGACAGGAGGAAGGTAGCCAAGCGAAGCAGCGAGCATGCCGAGCACACTGAGAGCCATGCCGCCGACCGCGCTCTGAAGCGCGATATGCCGCATCCGGCGGCCGATGTGCATCAATTCATCCACTTTGGCAAGCGAGGTTTCCATCACGACGGCGTCGGCGGCTTCCGCGGTAATGTCGCTGCTCAAGCCAAATGCCACGCCCACAGTTGCCGCCTGCATCGCTGGGGCATCGTTGATTCCATCGCCGACAAAAAGAGTTTTCTGGCGCCGAGCTTCCTGGCGAACGATTTCGACCTTTTCTTCGGGACTTTTCGCGGAATGGACGTCCCTGATTCCGACAAGGTCCGCCAAATAGCGAACCTCGGAATCGCGATCGCCGGAGACGAGCATGACATTATTGATGGCGTGACGCGGTTTCAAATGAGCCAAGAAAAGGCGGCTCTCCTGGCGCGGCGCGTCGTGGAAGTGAAATGCGGCAGCGAAGTTGCCGTCGAGAAATACCAAACATTCCAGGCCGGGTACAACGGGAGGGAGACTTACGTTCTGTCGCGCGAGTTTGCTTCGACCTGTTATCAGGATTTCCCGGCCGTTGACGGTGCCGCGGAGACCTTCGCCGGGACGCTCGCTGATTTCCGAGGCTGGTTCAGGGGACAGCCCTTCGGCCCGAGCGGCTTCGAGAATGGCCGCAGCGAGCGGATGCTTCGAATAAACCTCCAAACTGGCGACGAGCTGAAGGACATCCTTACGCAGATAGCCTGGAACGCAGGTGATTTCCCAAAGCGCCGGCCGGCCATAGGTGAGCGTTCCAGTCTTGTCGAAAATCAACGTCCGGCAGCGATCGATTTCCTCGAGAACACCGGGATTTTTTATGATGATGCCGCGACGCGCGGAGAGTGAAATGGCGCCGATAACGGCAACAGGAATGGCGATCAGCAACGGGCAAGGCGTGGCGACAACCAGCACGGCGAGAAAACGATGAGACTCGTGCGTCAGCGCCCATGCAGCAATCGCGAGAAGGAGAGCAATGGGGGTGTACCACGCGCCGAGCTTATCGCCGAGGCGACGGAGCCGCGGGCGCCTCTGCTCGGTCTCCTGCATGACGCGCATGATGGTTGCGTAGCGCGAATCGACCGCGAGCTTTTCGGCGCGAATGGTCAAAGCCGACTGGCCATTGACCGCGCCGGAAATCACCAGAGAGCCGGGTATCTTCGAAATTTCGAACGGTTCACCGGTCAGGTAAGCTTCGTCCATACTTCCGTGACCCGCGATAACGACTCCGTCCACGGGACAGATTTCGTGGGGGAAAATGATCAAGAGATCGCCTATGGCGACATTTTCGAGGGCCACATCGGAGATGCTCGAACCGGATTTGCGGTGAGCCACTGAAGGTATCCGCTTCGCCAAGGAATCGAGGACCGAGGATGCGCGGCGCGAAGCGAATTGTTCAAGAGCCGTGCCTCCCGAGAGCATCAGGACAACAATGACTCCCACGAGGTATTCACCCAACAGCACAGAAGTGACGATGGAAATCCCCGCGAGCAAATCGGAGCCGAATTCGCGGTGCAGAGCTTTCATCGTCAAGGTGAGGACGAGGGGGATTCCACCGAAAAACAAGACGACAAAAAGAGGAGAAAGATAGGCTGCGGGCGCCGTTTCCAAGACGTAACGCAGAAACAAGTGAAGGAGGATACCAGCAATTGTCAGAGCGGAAATCGCAGACGCGCTTTGCCAGCGAGCAAACAGCCGCAGCCCTGCTTCGCCGAAATGCGAGCTACTTTCGCCGCTCTTCTTTAGCGCAGGCTTTCGCTCGACGTTTGGTGCCGAAGCCACGATCTGGCGTTAGTCCTTGCGGCGCCACTATCTGATGACTTCGACGGAGCAATGAGCGTGGAGCGCCACGGATTCGGAAACGCTGCCCATAAGGACGCGGTCGATACCGTGCCAACCATGAGAACCGAGAACAATCAAGTCCGCGCCCCATTCCTTGGCCACATTGAGGATGACAACGCGAGGATCGCCCTCTGGCGCCGCATCGCTATCGTCAATTTTCATTCCCGCAGCTTTCAATACATCGCGGGCTTCGGCGACGGCAGTGCGCGCGCGGCTGCGCGCTTCATTCCATACTTCGACGAGCAGGCTCTCGGGATAAGCCGGAGAAGAGGACCAGGCTGCCATTTCCGTGCCCAGGGCGAGCAATTCAACCGAACTGACGAGCTTGACTTGACTGCCCGCAGGCCAGGGACGACTCGCAACAGACTTGACAGCTGCCAGAGAGTACTCAGAACCATCTGACGCAAGAAGGATTTTCATCGGATTGCCCGAAGAGCGAGGCTTCTTAGGATCGCAGCGGACGATTTCAACGGAACAATGGGCGACGCGAAGCATGGCTTGCGCAACACTGCCGAGGAGGAAGCGCGCTATCGCGCCCTGACCATGCGAGCCGGCCATGATCAAGTCGGCTCCCCATTCCTTGGCATAATGCGCAACGGCTTTTCTCGGAAACCCGACGAGGACTTCGGTGCTGATTTCACGCCCGGGGCGGGACAGCCTTTCGACAGCGTGCGTGACCAAGGATTGCCCTATGAGCTTGTCTTCTTCAATCAGCGCCGGGAAGGCCGCCATGCCGGTGACATCCACGACGTGAACAACACAGAACTCTGTGGCGGGAGGCCAAGGGCGCACTGCCGCCTCACAAATCACGTCTTGCGAAGCGCGCGAAGTATCGATCGCCAGCAGGATTTTCATTTTCGCACCTCTCATCGCATCAAAGCGAAGCGTGATGCCTGGCCCCGGGACCCGAATTTTAGCAGAAGTTTGGCAGGAGGACACGCAAGTCAACAGTGACGGGCGTCACAGGACTATGTGACAGGCGTTCAGAGGAGTGGTCGGGGCGTGGAGATTTGAACTCCAGACCTTCTGCGCCCAAGGCAGACGCGCTACCAGGCTGCGCTACGCCCCGACGTGAAGCGCGTAATAATTATACTTCACTTGTGGCTGCGGATGCTGTCCCAACCGGATTCACCGCCGGATGCATACGGTGGATATTTCGGCATTGGTGTCATCCACTTCTCAATCTGATGGATGGCGAAGAGATTGGTGGAGCTTCATAGAGAAACTGTTGCTGCGAGGACACGGCGGCGCACTTTTCGTGTTCGAGAAGCCAGCGCTTGCGCTCGAGGCCGCCGCCATAGCCGGTGAGAGAACCATTCGCGCCGATGACGCGATGGCAGGGCACGACAATCGGAATGGGATTCGAACCGTTGGCGAGGCCGACGGCGCGAACCGCGGCGGGACGGCCAATCTGACGAGCCAACTGCGAATAAGAAACCGTCGTGCCACAGGGGATTTTTCGCAGCGCTTGCCACACCCTGCATTGAAAAGGCGTCCCGGCCATTTGAACGGGGATGGAATCGATCGCGGCCAGGTCTCCCGCAAAATAACGACGGATGGCGGCCGATAAGCCGCCGGGATCGCGGGCCGCCTCGAGCTGAAAATCATTTTTGCCATAGTGGAGCTGCAAAAAGCGGAGGGTGCGCGGTTCGTGTTCGGTCCAATCGATGGCGCGCAGATTTCCGGCGTGGTCGGCGACGATGAGCATCTGGCCGATGGGCGTTTCGAAGCGATCAATCAGCAAACGCAAAATTTCACCCGCGAGCGTCAAATTGCGGCGCGGAAATCAAACCGTTTTGTCCCTGGAATAGCAAAGGCGCTCAAGATTGCATTCGAGGCAGCGCGGCTTGCGCGCCTGACAAACGCGGCGGCCATGCCAGATGAGCTGATGGGAAAAAAGAATCCAGCGATCCTGGGGAATGACTTTCATCAGGTCCTGCTCGATCTTTTTGGGATCGGCATTCTTTGTCAGATCAAGACGCTCGGAAAGGCGCTGGACGTGCGTATCGACGACGACGCCGGAGGCGATGCCGAAGGCCGTACCGAGAACGACGTTTGCGGTCTTGCGCGCGACGCCGGGAAGGGTAAGCAATTCGTCCATGGTTTGCGGGACTTTGCCGTCGAATTCCCCGACGATTTTTTTGCTGGCGCCGATGATGGATTTCGTTTTGTTGCGGAAAAACCCCGTGGAGCGAATGTCATTTTCGAGCTCGGCGGGATTCGCATAGGCAAAATCCTTGGGCGCGGGATATTTCGGGAAGAGAGTCTTTGTGACGATATTCACGCGCTCGTCCGTGCACTGCGCGGAAAGGATTGTGGCGACCAACAAATGAAACGCGCTGTCGTGATGCAATTCGCATGTCGCTGCCGGATAAGCCTGATCAAGCTTTTCGAGAATCGCGCGGACGCGCTTCGGATTCGCGCCACGAGCGGAGGATGACGCGGCACGAGATTTAGGAGCGGCTGAGGCCTTTTTCCGTTTCGCTTTCGGTTTTGCGCTTTTCCTTGCCATGGGATTCGCTTGAGAAATATAGCACAACCACAAAAACGGCTGAGATGCGAACGGCTGGCTTTCACCGACCTTAGTTATTCGCTTCGCCGAAATCGGCGGTTCCTACGCGAACGATGGTGCGATGAGTTTCAGCGCTTGCCGACGATTTTGGAATGCCTCCGGCAGCGACACTCTTCTTGGGCGCTTCCTCGGCCCAAATACCATAGACGCGCCCGCCGAAGGCGGCGATTCCCGTGTAGTCGCCGATAAAATTATCGCGAGCTTCGAATAGCTTATCGGTCCAAGCGTAATTCTGGAAAGTCTGGCCGCCATCGGCGGAACGCGCGAGGACGACGGCGGTTTTTCGGTTTTCCGTGTCGTCGCGACGGTCGTAAAAAATGACGTAAGCGTCGCTCGTTATGGGATCGACGGCCAGCCACTGGAAAAAATGATCGGAGCCGTCGTGAAGCGGATCAGAATTGACGCGCACGGCAGAGGACCATGAAGCGCCACGGTCATTCGACACCGAGACGAAAACATCCACATCGCCATTGCGGTAATCGCTCCAGGAGACGAACAAGCGGCCACTCTTCGGGTCCACGGCGAGCTGAGGAAAACCATTGGCGCGCGAGACATCATGGACCTTGAAGTAGGACGGAGCGTTGCGGAGGATGATTGCAGAAGGAGCGAAGGTTTTTCCGCCGTCTTTCGAAAACGTGAAAGCAATGTCGTCGCCATCGGCCCAGACGGCATAGAGCGTTCCGTCCGGAGCGACCGCGCCGCTGAACCCTTCGACATCGCCATTGTCGTCGCGCGGCAGGCCTTCCTGAGAACTGATTTCGATTGGCGCGGACCAGGTTTGGCCGTCGTCTGTGGAGCGTGCGAAGAGAATCACGGACTTCGTGAGCGTGAATTGCGTCCACCCAACGTAGAGATTTCCGGCGTAAGCCCCTTTGGTGTCGTCGGCGACGATGTAGGGCTTGTCCTCGAACGGAATACCCGGCTTGGTGGGATGCGCAATCACAGTAGATGGGTTTTTGGCCCAGCTTTTCCCGCCATCGAGGGAGCGGCGGACAAAGATGCCGTTGCGCGTGGCGCCGCGCGCCCAGTAGTCCTGGCTTCCGAGCTTGTCGAAGGCGATGTAGCACAAGAAAGCGTGACCTTTGCCGTCGTATGCGACGGAGACGTCTCCGGAAACACGATAATTTTCGGGTGCAGTTCCAGACGCGCGACTCCAGTCCTGGCCGGCGTCGAGCGAATATTCAATGGTTGCGGGA includes:
- a CDS encoding RHS repeat-associated core domain-containing protein, producing MAHPSMFKGAVLLSIFRLAEQNLSVSATTKDQLSFTGAAYDAAGNMLTDGTNTYGYNAESEIKSAAGVTYTYDGDGNRVEKSSGTLYWYGLNSAPLEETNLTGGMLRDYIFFDGARISVYTPTSTVLGFFDDHLGSTSKLEEVSSSGTVSQGFDSDYYPFGRAHQFKDSYDPAFKFMGKERDEETGLDNFGARYNDSTIGRFISADWSSVPEAVPYANLTNPQTLNLYAMVSDNPETFADLDGHLSGTEGLCWVDFCAGSTQTEAAREGDGPPAPSNTGDGQQLSNSQQAAGANANVQSDQQKAKEQKKPGFWKRTWNWLTHHKTEVVVQVMIMAATDGAAGPEEVAGDVAEATAETVGESVGTAGEAAEAGFADDSSLAAHFEKHGAEFGAKSEGEYEALAKDFLSGPKLEGVLEKVRPNGDILRYNPATNEFGVISKSGAIRTFFKPTNGLAYFNAQ
- a CDS encoding tetratricopeptide repeat protein yields the protein MPENQGTVPSGEVNWDRYNLAVAMRDSGHVAEALDEIRKLTHFASDPNEKATLLANEVVCLRLMGRFEEAWGALKQAYPLVPECSPTYVFLGFHESRLLFDQLRGEEALRRVEGLLSHCADTLQELEAKDTYENLQSLRGILLVQLNRSAEARPILEAAASYEPAWDWVSYSLGLCYLDLGQLDEAKRRFREALDLGVSGALELRTHYRLGIIYFEQESHGWARQEFETCLSLKEERDPSRRNIYEWLAATCHALGQYDEAAKYSKLANQG
- a CDS encoding RHS repeat-associated core domain-containing protein, whose product is MLTDGTNTYAYNAESEIKSAASVTYTGVYPELARRGGRSRRNGDGNRVEKASGTIYWYTSASLSPGGAGTEILDESNSSGTITNEYVFFGGKRVAMRNVTSGTIYYYEEDMLRSSRTQRGLPGRRRVEPGRQKGLPGPRQGEPGRSVQAGQTSVCYDADFYPFGGERDITNTCTQNYKFEGKERDTETGNDDFGARYYTSRLGRWLSADWSSVPEAVPYANLTNPQTLNLYAMVRDNPETFADLDGHVSCGQTLPGSNEDCTKTAPSPAATTGGNDPASNTSGDSQPQSPSATAAQDAADANAAQQQNPNQNQDAGQVQNQQQPGQQQSNGQQNQPSSSTNIPGRLPPAANPAGNAAKQKTFRPQEETKPELRKINRPAPKILGEKPVEELTRFERITLFIARFATAVANFAGRLVVPVMVRPPCNSGPGAPPCMS
- a CDS encoding heavy metal translocating P-type ATPase; this translates as MASAPNVERKPALKKSGESSSHFGEAGLRLFARWQSASAISALTIAGILLHLFLRYVLETAPAAYLSPLFVVLFFGGIPLVLTLTMKALHREFGSDLLAGISIVTSVLLGEYLVGVIVVLMLSGGTALEQFASRRASSVLDSLAKRIPSVAHRKSGSSISDVALENVAIGDLLIIFPHEICPVDGVVIAGHGSMDEAYLTGEPFEISKIPGSLVISGAVNGQSALTIRAEKLAVDSRYATIMRVMQETEQRRPRLRRLGDKLGAWYTPIALLLAIAAWALTHESHRFLAVLVVATPCPLLIAIPVAVIGAISLSARRGIIIKNPGVLEEIDRCRTLIFDKTGTLTYGRPALWEITCVPGYLRKDVLQLVASLEVYSKHPLAAAILEAARAEGLSPEPASEISERPGEGLRGTVNGREILITGRSKLARQNVSLPPVVPGLECLVFLDGNFAAAFHFHDAPRQESRLFLAHLKPRHAINNVMLVSGDRDSEVRYLADLVGIRDVHSAKSPEEKVEIVRQEARRQKTLFVGDGINDAPAMQAATVGVAFGLSSDITAEAADAVVMETSLAKVDELMHIGRRMRHIALQSAVGGMALSVLGMLAASLGYLPPVEGAIVQEVIDLLAVLNAVRVALPFKALADF
- a CDS encoding universal stress protein, which gives rise to MKILLAIDTSRASQDVICEAAVRPWPPATEFCVVHVVDVTGMAAFPALIEEDKLIGQSLVTHAVERLSRPGREISTEVLVGFPRKAVAHYAKEWGADLIMAGSHGQGAIARFLLGSVAQAMLRVAHCSVEIVRCDPKKPRSSGNPMKILLASDGSEYSLAAVKSVASRPWPAGSQVKLVSSVELLALGTEMAAWSSSPAYPESLLVEVWNEARSRARTAVAEARDVLKAAGMKIDDSDAAPEGDPRVVILNVAKEWGADLIVLGSHGWHGIDRVLMGSVSESVALHAHCSVEVIR
- the ogt gene encoding methylated-DNA--[protein]-cysteine S-methyltransferase, translating into MTLAGEILRLLIDRFETPIGQMLIVADHAGNLRAIDWTEHEPRTLRFLQLHYGKNDFQLEAARDPGGLSAAIRRYFAGDLAAIDSIPVQMAGTPFQCRVWQALRKIPCGTTVSYSQLARQIGRPAAVRAVGLANGSNPIPIVVPCHRVIGANGSLTGYGGGLERKRWLLEHEKCAAVSSQQQFLYEAPPISSPSIRLRSG
- the nth gene encoding endonuclease III — translated: MARKSAKPKAKRKKASAAPKSRAASSSARGANPKRVRAILEKLDQAYPAATCELHHDSAFHLLVATILSAQCTDERVNIVTKTLFPKYPAPKDFAYANPAELENDIRSTGFFRNKTKSIIGASKKIVGEFDGKVPQTMDELLTLPGVARKTANVVLGTAFGIASGVVVDTHVQRLSERLDLTKNADPKKIEQDLMKVIPQDRWILFSHQLIWHGRRVCQARKPRCLECNLERLCYSRDKTV
- a CDS encoding sialidase family protein gives rise to the protein MFNAKTRSTRLSGGGAVIRNLVRTGWLLLLASFSLFIFPAGHSFAQSLLAPPDSHLADLTSKPGFFNEPSIAVNPRDPQQLVAAFQVPATIEYSLDAGQDWSRASGTAPENYRVSGDVSVAYDGKGHAFLCYIAFDKLGSQDYWARGATRNGIFVRRSLDGGKSWAKNPSTVIAHPTKPGIPFEDKPYIVADDTKGAYAGNLYVGWTQFTLTKSVILFARSTDDGQTWSAPIEISSQEGLPRDDNGDVEGFSGAVAPDGTLYAVWADGDDIAFTFSKDGGKTFAPSAIILRNAPSYFKVHDVSRANGFPQLAVDPKSGRLFVSWSDYRNGDVDVFVSVSNDRGASWSSAVRVNSDPLHDGSDHFFQWLAVDPITSDAYVIFYDRRDDTENRKTAVVLARSADGGQTFQNYAWTDKLFEARDNFIGDYTGIAAFGGRVYGIWAEEAPKKSVAAGGIPKSSASAETHRTIVRVGTADFGEANN